The segment GCCAGTGAGACCCTCCCAGCCAGATCCTGGGTCTGATGCCCATGTGATTGtcacagaaaaatgaaaagttataGAGTTTTGGAGTACCAAAAATAACCAATGTGGAGGGatgtgcaaatatatattttttcttttttgtcacacccagcgatgcacagaggctactcctggctctgcactcaggaatcacccctggcggtgctcaggggaccatatgggatactaggaattgaaccccgggtcggcctcatgcaaagcaaatgtcttacccgctgtgctattgctccagcccctgcaaattGTTCTTTATCAACGAGTCACCTCAGACTTAATTTTCACATTGATGACctaaagttaatttaatttttttttttttgggtcaaacctggcagtgctcatggcttactgctggttctgtgacgccgggatcactcctgaagggcttgAGGTGTAAGGGATATTAGGGATAGAACCCACGTCAcctgcatgcaggcaaatgccctatctactgttctatctctcctgctccctccccaaattccttttttcttttttttctttttgctttttggatcacaccccacaatgcataggggttactcctggctcctcctggcagtacttgggggaccctatgggatgctgggaatcgaacccgagtcggcagcttgcaaggtgaacaccctacccgctccagctccccccaattcttttatttaaatttttttgggggtgtggagtgatagcacagcgggtacggcgtttgccttgcacgtggctgacccgggtccgattcccagcatcgcatagggtccccggacaccgccaggagtaattcctgagtgcatgagccaggagcaacccttgggtattgatgggtgtgactcaaaaaagaaaaaaatctttttttgttagaaattttttagttcaattttatttgttttgtttttggtccacaccccatgatgcttggggcttattccttgctctttgctcaggaaataCACCTGATCTTGTTCGGGAGACCAtcaggatgctgggggtcaaatctgcTCATCTTCCTGCTGGGCAAATATatgccctccccgctctactCTCTCCCACACCCtgtcaattttaatttttgtttaatcatGCTGAACTGCAAAGTGACACAgttttcatgactgggtttcaggtgTCTgctgccccagcaccccccccttCCCTAGTGTCCCCTGCTCCAACAAGgcccgtttccctccctcccacctgcctgcctccagggtagacacttttttttttcatttttctaaaaattcaatGACTCTGAGATACAGAGTTGCACAGCtgatcatggtcgggtttcagtctcacaatgctccaacacccggcccttcaccaatgtacacttcccaccaccagtatcctcagtttccctcctgtcaccctctctagcctctatggtaggcacttttcctctctctctctttctctctctctctgtgtctctctctttctcctgctttggggcattatggtgtgcaatacaggtactgagatattatcatgcttgttcctttacctgttctctgcatgcagaaaggagttggaaatgatcactctgggtgagAAACTcatcctcttttccttttaagcaccccggtttatttttattttatttttttgcttttttggtcatacccggtgatgcataggggttactcctggctctgcactcaggaattactcctggcggtgctctggggaccctatgggatgctgggaatcgaacccgggtcggctgcatgcaaggcaaatgccttacctgctgtgatatcactccagccccagcacaccaGTTTAAATACTGTCACTGATAGGGTAGCATGCATATCACTTTCctccctttcagcactcagtccttgtccagagtgaccactgccCTGTCTCTTTGCCCTAGTGGGCCCTTCCCTGACCTTGCCCCATGCCCCTCAGTGGAACGCTTCCTCTGATGGACCAGATCtcttgctcttcatttctattgtgatgtcAAAAAGTCTAGTCCAGGATAATGATGGCAAGTACCAAATCACACCAACGCTTCATGCGGTTTATCTCACTGCGCTTCCTTTCTTTGGCTCTatatttctttctggttttgagtcacactcggggatgctcagggattactcctgggtctgcacttccGGAATCCCTCCTGGAGGAGCTCGTGGTACCctatggctgcgtgcaaggcgagcaccctctCTGCTATATTTCAGTGAAAAATTAATACAATGGGGAAAATTGCTCAATGGGATGAATGCAGGCATTCCAGGGGGAGGTCTGGATaccactccccagcaccacatgataaGCATGGCCAGGAGACACCCCCAAACATGTACCCAGAATCATGTCTGAGCTCCATGAGCCATGGTTAACCCCTgcgaaaacaaaaaaacaaatgaatagatTCAAATGGGCATGCGCAGACTTTCGCCTTGCAGATGCTCTCTTCATGTGTAACATGTATGTGTGGATTtgttagtgatagcacagcgggttgggcatttgtcttgcaagtgaccGGCCCAGGATTttattccttggtccctctcggagagtccagcaagctaccgagagtatcttgcccgcactgcagagcctggcaagctccccgtggtgtatttgatatgccaaaaacagtaacaacacgtctcacaatggagatgttactggtgcccgcttgagcaaattgatgaacaatgggatgatagtgctacagtgctaccagacTTCTTACCAAAACTAGGAGCATGCGCCAGAAAAGAGTGATCTGAAATGTCAGTGATGACGTTTTGTACCTGATGCTGTGTTAATGTGTGATTGCTCCTTGTggcgatgtgtgtgtgtgtgaccttagAGTGAGTGTCTAAACATAAAGTGTGGCTTTATTCATGGGGCAATGCCAGTCTGACATTAGCTCTGCAGGCGTCTTCACGTCTCTGGTGGACACACATTCGCCTGTGGCAGGGATTTAAGATTGATTTGTGTGAATCAAGAGCATTTGACTTAAAATGTCACAACAGAAAGAGGGATTTGGTCTTAGTGGCACTCGTCACCGCTGACCAAGGGTGCTCACGGGACCCTGATAATAGTGAGATGAGACCAATAAcatcttttagttttttatttgtttctttgcttgtttgttttgggtccacacccagtgatgctcaggggtgactcctggctctgcactcaggaatcactcctggggtgcccagggaaccctctgggatgccagggatcaaacccaagtcacccgcaagcaaggcaagtaccctccctgctgtcttatTGCTTCTccaattcattttttcttctttgtttttggctcacacccggtggtgttcagggctgactcctggctttgtgctcagggatcactctttgcagtattcaggaaccatatgggatgctgggggggaGGGTCTCCATACGGGGTGAGCACACCAGACTTTGTCTCCAGCctcaattaacttttattttatttttggttttgtttctgggtcacacccaacagtgctcagggctcactcctgactctgcactcagggaatgactcctggtggtgctcagaggaccctaggggacaccggagatcgaacccaggtcagtagcatgcaaggcaaataaatgccctgcccccaggactatccctccagcccctctctattGTTTTCATCCTGTTGTGTTGCTTCTGAGTGTCTCAGCCTTAGAACATTCATCTTAAAATccattttgggggtggtggggcagAAGGATAGTACTGAGGTTAAGGTGCCTGCTTTCCATGCAGcagactgggttcgatcccgggcatcccctagagtcccctgagcaccaccaggagggattcctagagtgcagagccaggggtcacccctgaacagtcttaggtgtgacccccaaactaaaccaaaacagtaacagcaactaAAATCCCTTCTCACTTATTGGTGAAAAGCTGAAAGGGAGTGAGAGGTCACAGAACCCCCTTTTTatgccttttctctctcactcctccacttttttttttttttttggtcacacccggcgatgcacaggggttacttctggctctgcactcaggaattacccctggtggtgctcaggggaccttatgggatactgggaattgaacctggatcggccacgtacaaggcaaatgccctacccgctgtgctattgctccagcccctcacttctcCACGTCTGTTTTAGGGTGAGATACAAACAAATGCCTCGTGGGAGGGGGAGATGAGGGCGGGGGTCCAGGTGAAGCCGGGCATGAGGTGGGCAACGAGACAATTCAGACACCATAATCACGGCCCATTTCCCTCTCCTGCTAGTTGAGCCCAGCACATGGACCCAGGGAACCTTACAAGACTGTCTGAGTTTTTCCTCTTGGGACTGTCAGAGGATCCCGAATTGCAGATCTACATATTCGGgctcttcctgtccatgtacctgatcactgtgctggggaacctgctcatcatcctggccgtcagctcagacccccacctccacacgcccatgtacttcttcctgtccaacctgtccttcgtggacatctgcttcacctccaccatCGTCCCCAAGATGCTGGTGAACATCCAGACGCACAGCAGAGCCATCAGCTACGAGGGCTGCCTCACCCAGATGTACTTTTTCATCCTCTTCACAGGCCTGGATGATTTCATCCTGGCCGTGATGGcttatgaccgctatgtggccatctgccaccccctgcattatacagtcatcatgaacccccggcTGTGTGGGCTGCTGGTGCTGGTGTCCTGGGTCATCAGTCACCTGCATTCTTTGTTACAGAGCTTAATGGTCTTGCGTCTGTCCTTCTGCACGGACTTGGAAATCCCCCACTTTTTCTGTGAACTCAAACAGATGGTGCAGCTGGCCTGTTCGGACACACTCCTGAACAACCTGGTGATGTACATCGCGGCTGTGATTCTGGCGGGTGGTCCCCTGTCTGGCATCCTTTACTCCTACTCTAAGATCGTCTCCTCCATCCGCAGAATCTCCTCGGCCCAGGGCAAGTTTAAAGCCTTTTCCACCTGCGCGTCTCACCTCTCTGTGGTCTCCTTGTTCTATTTTACGCTCCTCGGCGTGTACCTGGTCTCCGCCATGACCCAGGGCTCTCAGTCCAGTGCCATTCCCTCGGTGATGTAcacggtggtcacccccatgctgaaccccttcatctacagcctccgGAACAAAGACCTCAAGGGGGCTCTGAGGAGACTCTTCCACAGAACTGCTAAAAGGGTCCAGTAGCCCAGGACTGAGGGATTTGGTCCTTGATTGTTGTTTCAGAATATCGGGTTCTCAAATGATGCCATCGGATTGCCTTGTGGAATGCCTGTGTTTCCTTTCCgcagttcttttttgttgttgttgttgttttattgccACACCCcgacactgctcagggcttactcttggctctgtgctcagggatcactcctggagactctggggaccaaattggatgctggggatcaaaccctggttgactgcatgcaaggcaagtgccctaccagctgtgctatgctCTGAACCCTacatcttcctttcttcctcccttcctcccttcttccctcctccttctttccctccctccctccctccctctctccttcttcccttcctccttccttccttccttccttccttccttccttccttccttccttccttccttccttccttccttccttccttccttccttccttcctccctccctccctacttcccttgttccctcgttccctccttccttccttcccttcccttcctctttccctccctccctcctttcctccctccttccctccttctttccctccctccctccctccctctctccttcttcccttcctccttccttccttccttccttccttccttccttccttccttccttccttccttccttccttccttccttccttccttccttccttccttcctttctctctttcttttcttctttcttcatttttttgggggggtttacttttggctttgcacttagggttCATTCCTGTTGACT is part of the Sorex araneus isolate mSorAra2 chromosome 2, mSorAra2.pri, whole genome shotgun sequence genome and harbors:
- the LOC101546489 gene encoding olfactory receptor 7A10-like; the protein is MDPGNLTRLSEFFLLGLSEDPELQIYIFGLFLSMYLITVLGNLLIILAVSSDPHLHTPMYFFLSNLSFVDICFTSTIVPKMLVNIQTHSRAISYEGCLTQMYFFILFTGLDDFILAVMAYDRYVAICHPLHYTVIMNPRLCGLLVLVSWVISHLHSLLQSLMVLRLSFCTDLEIPHFFCELKQMVQLACSDTLLNNLVMYIAAVILAGGPLSGILYSYSKIVSSIRRISSAQGKFKAFSTCASHLSVVSLFYFTLLGVYLVSAMTQGSQSSAIPSVMYTVVTPMLNPFIYSLRNKDLKGALRRLFHRTAKRVQ